The Candidatus Defluviibacterium haderslevense DNA window TACTGATTGGGTATCAGGTATTGCAATGCCACGGTTACGTGCTACAGTCCCTAGTTTTACTGCATCAGCATTAATAGAATCCAAAAGACTCACCCAAACTGTTAAACTATCAACATTGGCTTTGAAAAGACTATCTCGATACATATAAAATTCTAACTTCGCTGAATGTGTATCTCTTGAGGTATAATCGATTGGTCTTGAAATTAAATATTGTTTAGTTCCGGCAGCTACGTTTCTACTTCTAAAACGAGAGACCACTGAACCCCCATGAGCTGTAGTAACTGGGTTGGTCGTTGGGGCTGGTTGTCTTATCCAGACATTAGTACCAGGAACAGGAATATTTACCTTAATACTCCATCCTGCCGGGGGATAATTATTAGATTCAAATCCTTCAGTAGAGGTAATTTGACTAAAAGCATTCAAAGAAATAAATAGAAATAAAACAATACATTGTATCCATTTTGATGTCATAATGATAGGTTTTGAGTAAATAAAAATTAAATTCATATTAAAAGTAATACTAAAATTAAAGGATCTTCAAGATTTAAGGTAAAATGGCAAATATTTAACATTTGGATGGGATGATATAAAACCAATAAATCGGAATAACATATAAACTTGAATCTCTATTTTAGTAGATACTTTGATAACAGAAAGTAAAAACCATTAACCTGAATTATGCCTACCAAACTTCCCTCTTGCTGTAGATAATCCTATAAGAATAATCGATAATTCTCGGTGAATAAATATAAACGAGTTAATTAAATGACAGATACTCAAAAACAGACTTGAATAATTACAATAAACAAAGTCTACGAAACAACTGATTCTATTTGCAATACATAAAAGGCATTTTAAAATAGCAGGATTGGACAAATAGTTCATGGGCATAGCATCTAAATTTGCAATCTAAATAAATAATATGAAGATCAGATTTTTTATATTGAGGATAACAGCTTTATGGTTAATATGCCATTCAACTTCATTGAATGCACAATCACCACTTCCTTGTGGGCAGGAGCATGTGTTATCAAACTGGTTTTCTAATCACCCTGAAATGAAACTTAAATACGAGGAGTCAGTCAAGCGAATCAAAGAGTCCATAAAATTTAACAAAAATTCAAATCAGGATAAGATCTTATCAGAGCCAATCACTATCCCCGTAGTGTTTCATATTCTACATTTGGGCGGATCGGAAAATATAAGTAATGAACAAATATATGATCAAATCAGAATTTTGAATCGCGATTATCAAAAACAAAATGAAGACACTTCAAATGTTGTTACAGCCTTTCAAAATAATATTGCTAATGTTGGATTTAAATTCGTGCTGGCTAAGATTGATCCAGATGGTCGTTGCACCAATGGAATCATAAGACATTTAACCAGTAAAACATTTTGGAATGCAGATAGCATAGATCATTTTACTTACACATGGCCCCCTGACAAATATTTGAATTTCTATATTGTTAAAAGCATCAATATCGCACCTGCATATACCTTTTTACCTGACATTGGAATTCCTGAATATGCAGATGCCATAGTATGTGAATCCAGATTAGTAGGCAGCATTGGAACTGCCACTTCTGCAAACTCGAGAGTGTTGACACATGAGGTTGGACATTGGTTTGGATTACCTCACATTTGGGGGATCAGTAATGCACCAGGGGTGGCGTGTGGTGATGATTATGTAGAAGATACTCCAGACACCAAAGGCTTTGTGAGTTGCAACATCAATAATTCCAAAATTTGTGATCCGAATATTGAAGAAAACGTTCAAAATTACATGGATTATTCACCCTGCAAATTAATGTTTACCAACGGTCAGGCTGCCTACATGAAGAAGACTATTGAATTAGGATTAAATAAAAGAAATCGATTGGTTAGTGAAGCCAATTTAAAATTAACTGGCGTTAAAGAAGAATTATCCTGTTTGACAAAAGCTGATTTTTTGTCATCTTATTCATCCATTTGTAAAGATGAGTCCATCACTTTCAAAAATAATAGCCAATCTGGAAACAATATCAATGACCTGAGTTGGATTATCAAAGGTGGCATACCTTCATTTTCAAAAGATTCAATAATAAACGTAAGATTTCTTGATACCGGGATCTTTGAAGTTAAACTTATCGTTTCAGGAATTCAAAATATCGACAGCATTTCAAAATTCATTCGTGTTTTCTATGGAAATAACGGCAAGAAAGCACCACAAATGTATTCCTTCGAAGATGGCATCATGCCTTCAGATTTTATCAGATTTCAAAATCAAGCATCCGATGTTCGATGGGAAGTATTACCAAGTATAGGTGCAGAAAATACGAATCATTGCGTTTTTCTAAATCATGCTGGTGGCACTTATCCGGACCAAAGAGCCTATTTAGAAACACCCTTTTATGATTTATCTCAGAATAATAAACCACGAATGTCATTCTATTATGCCTATGCAAAAAAATACGCAAACCAAGCAGATTCTTTCAGAATGGAATACACCCTTGATTGCGGTAAAACATGGAACATTTTCCTAGGTCTGCATAATACTCAAATCATGGCTTCACTTACCGGAGGAGTTAATTCTACAGCATTCTACCCTACTACAAATCAACATTGGAGAAAATTAATCCTGATGAATACTTTTGAATCCATTTTTAAAAACCAGCCAAGTGTCAAATTCAGGTTCTTATTTAAGAGTGACCCGAAAGTTGCAGGTTCTAACAATTTATTTATTGATGAAATAAATATTACTGACGAATCTTTGACATCTTCGAAAGACCTACTTGATGAAGGTGTTGTTACTATTTATCCCAATCCATCTTCATCAGAAGTATATCTTGAAATGATTCATTTTGGACCTAAAGCACACCCAATTGAAATAGGCAATCTAACTAGCCAACATATAGAGGTAATTCAACCTGAATTTATTTCAGGCAGCAAATCAAGATATTTAATTAATAAAAATAGTCACTTGTCTCCTGGCATT harbors:
- a CDS encoding T9SS type A sorting domain-containing protein — protein: MKIRFFILRITALWLICHSTSLNAQSPLPCGQEHVLSNWFSNHPEMKLKYEESVKRIKESIKFNKNSNQDKILSEPITIPVVFHILHLGGSENISNEQIYDQIRILNRDYQKQNEDTSNVVTAFQNNIANVGFKFVLAKIDPDGRCTNGIIRHLTSKTFWNADSIDHFTYTWPPDKYLNFYIVKSINIAPAYTFLPDIGIPEYADAIVCESRLVGSIGTATSANSRVLTHEVGHWFGLPHIWGISNAPGVACGDDYVEDTPDTKGFVSCNINNSKICDPNIEENVQNYMDYSPCKLMFTNGQAAYMKKTIELGLNKRNRLVSEANLKLTGVKEELSCLTKADFLSSYSSICKDESITFKNNSQSGNNINDLSWIIKGGIPSFSKDSIINVRFLDTGIFEVKLIVSGIQNIDSISKFIRVFYGNNGKKAPQMYSFEDGIMPSDFIRFQNQASDVRWEVLPSIGAENTNHCVFLNHAGGTYPDQRAYLETPFYDLSQNNKPRMSFYYAYAKKYANQADSFRMEYTLDCGKTWNIFLGLHNTQIMASLTGGVNSTAFYPTTNQHWRKLILMNTFESIFKNQPSVKFRFLFKSDPKVAGSNNLFIDEINITDESLTSSKDLLDEGVVTIYPNPSSSEVYLEMIHFGPKAHPIEIGNLTSQHIEVIQPEFISGSKSRYLINKNSHLSPGIYYVKIRTEKQTEIIRKIVILEK